Proteins from a single region of Halorubrum sp. 2020YC2:
- a CDS encoding A/G-specific adenine glycosylase: protein MTDSDGAAAGAGDDAEESPELPADLDAVRDALVDWYEADHRDYPWRRTEDPYEVLVSEVMSQQTQLDRVVPAWDDFLDEWPTTADLAAADRADVVAFWSDHSLGYNNRAKYLHEAAGQVEDEYGGAFPEDPDGLSDLMGVGPYTADAVASFAFNNGDAVVDTNVKRVLYRAFDVPDDDDAFERVASRLMPAGESRVWNNAIMELGGVACGKKPRCDEAGCPWREWCHAYQTGDFTAPDVPEQPSFEGSRRQFRGRIVRLLGEHDEMELDALGHRIRVDYAPDGEHGREWLRGLVDDLAEDGLVEAEARSDGEVVVSLRR from the coding sequence ATGACCGACTCGGACGGTGCCGCCGCGGGCGCGGGCGATGACGCCGAGGAGTCGCCGGAACTCCCGGCCGACCTCGACGCGGTCCGCGACGCGCTCGTCGACTGGTACGAGGCGGACCACCGGGACTACCCGTGGCGCCGCACGGAGGACCCCTACGAGGTCCTCGTCAGCGAGGTGATGAGCCAACAGACCCAGCTCGACCGGGTCGTGCCCGCGTGGGATGACTTCCTCGACGAGTGGCCGACGACCGCCGACCTCGCCGCGGCCGACCGCGCCGACGTGGTCGCCTTCTGGTCGGACCACTCGCTCGGGTACAACAACCGCGCGAAGTACCTCCACGAGGCGGCCGGGCAGGTCGAAGACGAGTACGGCGGGGCGTTTCCGGAGGACCCGGACGGCCTGAGCGACCTGATGGGTGTCGGGCCGTACACCGCCGACGCGGTCGCGTCGTTCGCGTTCAACAACGGCGACGCCGTCGTCGACACCAACGTGAAGCGGGTGCTGTACCGCGCGTTCGACGTCCCGGACGACGACGACGCGTTCGAGCGGGTCGCCTCCCGGCTCATGCCGGCGGGCGAGTCGCGGGTGTGGAACAACGCGATTATGGAACTCGGCGGCGTCGCCTGCGGGAAGAAGCCCCGCTGCGACGAGGCGGGCTGCCCGTGGCGCGAGTGGTGTCACGCCTACCAGACGGGCGATTTTACGGCCCCAGACGTGCCCGAGCAGCCGAGCTTCGAGGGGAGCCGCCGGCAGTTCCGCGGGCGGATCGTTCGGCTGCTCGGTGAGCACGACGAGATGGAACTCGACGCGCTCGGCCACCGGATCCGCGTCGACTACGCGCCGGACGGCGAACACGGCCGGGAGTGGCTCCGCGGGCTGGTCGACGACCTCGCGGAGGACGGGCTGGTCGAGGCCGAGGCGCGGAGCGACGGTGAGGTCGTCGTGTCGCTCCGTCGCTGA
- a CDS encoding DUF5778 family protein — MSETVDPDLYTRTKALLEPGDIELLGCIVHTDLDGQQDLEMHELTVDANEVIADHAGKGETYIEAGNDDTDFSSNQFQGLTLDGEEFVWECQQLLRDGAFDIVFYYEATVDQESLAADLEALDNVDRVTQVP; from the coding sequence ATGAGCGAGACCGTCGATCCGGACCTGTACACCCGCACGAAGGCCCTGCTTGAGCCCGGCGACATCGAGCTGCTGGGCTGTATCGTCCACACGGACCTCGACGGGCAGCAGGACTTGGAGATGCACGAGCTGACGGTCGACGCCAACGAGGTCATCGCGGACCACGCGGGGAAAGGCGAGACGTACATCGAGGCGGGCAACGACGACACGGACTTCTCGTCGAACCAGTTCCAGGGGCTGACGCTCGACGGCGAGGAGTTCGTCTGGGAGTGCCAGCAGCTGCTCCGCGACGGCGCCTTCGACATCGTGTTCTACTACGAGGCGACCGTCGACCAGGAGTCGCTCGCGGCCGACCTGGAGGCGCTCGACAACGTCGACCGCGTGACGCAGGTCCCCTGA
- a CDS encoding CocE/NonD family hydrolase — protein MSDTVLIAGGRDVRASLDTAASDGSEGGSGEISKGSPRADAVVVACPPHPQQRGHRGDERLVAVSDALTDRGVDCLRFDYGDWDEGYGETTDADRAVGWALDRYDRVGLFGFSFGGTVALVAAASRPELAGVCALAPTARLNDDVDAVAALDDVVGRGTPVRVLYATRDSTADWRPVVERAEELGVEAVAFESDHFFVGRSGAVGESAAAFLTPRLRGE, from the coding sequence GTGAGCGACACCGTCCTAATCGCCGGCGGCCGCGACGTGCGCGCCAGCCTCGACACCGCCGCGAGCGACGGCTCCGAAGGCGGCTCCGGGGAGATATCCAAGGGCTCGCCCCGCGCGGACGCGGTCGTCGTCGCCTGCCCGCCGCATCCCCAGCAGCGCGGGCACCGCGGCGACGAGCGGCTGGTGGCCGTGAGCGACGCCCTGACCGACCGCGGCGTCGACTGCCTCCGGTTCGACTACGGCGACTGGGACGAGGGGTACGGCGAGACCACCGACGCGGACCGGGCGGTCGGCTGGGCGCTCGACCGCTACGACCGCGTCGGGCTGTTCGGCTTCTCGTTCGGCGGCACGGTCGCGCTCGTCGCGGCCGCGTCCCGGCCCGAACTCGCGGGCGTCTGCGCGCTCGCCCCGACGGCCCGGCTGAACGACGACGTCGACGCGGTCGCCGCGCTCGACGATGTGGTCGGGCGCGGCACTCCGGTCCGGGTCCTGTACGCGACGCGCGACTCGACGGCCGACTGGCGACCCGTCGTCGAGCGCGCGGAGGAACTGGGGGTCGAGGCGGTCGCGTTCGAGTCCGACCACTTCTTCGTCGGGCGGAGCGGGGCGGTGGGAGAGAGCGCGGCAGCGTTTCTCACGCCGCGGCTGCGCGGTGAGTGA
- a CDS encoding transcription factor S: MQFCDDCGSMMVSRDGEMVCQNDDCAGTAERDEALAAEFESTTEQTGEEVIETEEGANFEGKPTANDVVCDECGHGEAWYTIKQTGAADEPPTRFFKCKECGHRWRGYN; encoded by the coding sequence ATGCAGTTCTGTGACGACTGCGGCTCGATGATGGTCTCTCGCGACGGGGAGATGGTGTGTCAGAACGACGACTGCGCCGGCACTGCCGAGCGCGACGAGGCGCTGGCCGCCGAGTTCGAGTCGACGACCGAACAGACCGGCGAGGAGGTGATCGAGACGGAGGAGGGAGCGAACTTCGAGGGGAAGCCCACCGCCAACGACGTCGTCTGCGACGAGTGCGGCCACGGCGAGGCGTGGTACACGATCAAACAGACCGGCGCCGCGGACGAGCCGCCGACGCGCTTTTTTAAATGTAAGGAGTGCGGCCACCGCTGGCGCGGGTACAACTGA
- a CDS encoding putative sulfate/molybdate transporter: protein MRSVTGAIGDSITVIPLVVALALLTDVSLPHALVAFGAFQVVWGVRYGLPVSVEPMKALAALAIAGALTYAELALAGVILGVVLLAIGLTGTLASVERWIGEPVIRGVQFAVGLVLLETGIGLAVEDPAVALVGVGIAGAFALAGRGKASALAVAAVGVATALVVAGVPTPRLPGVPPTPAFGAALTRATFDGVVAQLAMTIGNAALATSLLFADLLDAEVTPDELSTSMGITNLIAVPFGGIPMCHGCDGVAGKHAFGARTGGANVVLGAGYLIAALFATPALIAAFPLAMLGALLAIVAVSLARNVTDSGNRALSVGIGLLALATNLGVAFLVGIAVHLAWERIGG, encoded by the coding sequence GTGAGATCCGTCACCGGCGCGATAGGGGATTCGATTACTGTCATCCCGCTGGTCGTCGCGCTGGCGCTGCTGACGGACGTGTCGCTGCCGCACGCGCTCGTCGCGTTCGGCGCGTTCCAGGTCGTTTGGGGGGTGCGGTACGGGCTGCCGGTGTCGGTTGAGCCGATGAAGGCGCTGGCCGCGCTCGCCATTGCGGGCGCGCTCACCTACGCCGAACTCGCGCTCGCGGGGGTGATCCTCGGCGTCGTCCTCCTCGCGATCGGACTCACGGGGACGCTCGCGTCCGTCGAGCGGTGGATCGGGGAGCCGGTGATCCGCGGCGTCCAGTTCGCGGTGGGGCTCGTCCTGCTGGAGACCGGGATCGGACTCGCGGTCGAGGACCCGGCGGTGGCGCTGGTCGGGGTCGGCATCGCCGGCGCGTTCGCGCTCGCGGGCCGCGGGAAGGCGAGCGCGCTGGCCGTCGCCGCCGTCGGCGTCGCGACCGCGCTCGTCGTCGCCGGGGTGCCGACCCCGCGACTCCCCGGTGTGCCCCCCACGCCGGCGTTCGGCGCGGCGCTCACGCGCGCGACCTTCGACGGGGTGGTCGCGCAGTTGGCCATGACTATCGGCAACGCCGCTCTGGCGACCTCGCTCCTCTTCGCGGACCTGCTCGACGCCGAGGTGACGCCCGACGAGCTGTCGACGAGCATGGGGATCACGAACCTGATCGCGGTGCCGTTCGGCGGAATTCCGATGTGTCACGGCTGTGACGGCGTGGCCGGCAAGCACGCGTTCGGTGCGCGCACCGGCGGTGCGAACGTCGTCCTCGGTGCCGGCTACCTCATCGCCGCCCTGTTCGCCACGCCCGCGCTGATCGCGGCGTTCCCGCTGGCGATGCTCGGCGCCCTCCTCGCGATCGTCGCCGTCTCGCTCGCGCGCAACGTCACCGACTCGGGGAACCGCGCGCTCTCGGTCGGGATCGGACTCCTCGCGCTCGCGACGAATCTCGGCGTCGCGTTCCTCGTCGGTATCGCTGTCCACCTCGCGTGGGAGCGGATCGGCGGATAG